A region of the Candidatus Zixiibacteriota bacterium genome:
GCTGCCGGAAAAGAACTACGTCAAGTCCTTCACGATCGAATTTGACGACGCCGCCCGGACGCGCTACACGCTTCCGGTCCGGATTTCCGAATCGCTCAGTTCGGCGAAGGCAAACTTGCAGAAGGGCTCTTGAACGAGGACAATTTCGTTCTAAGATTGAGGATTGACAGAATCGAGTTTATGCATTAATATTGTGAGATATAACGGCCAATTTGCGGAGGAACTTTTGAAACGAGCTATGCTAATCGGCTTGACGGTGTTTGCGTTCGGCCTATCCCCGGCTTTCGCTCAAGAACCGCCGAAGGACAATCCGATTCCGCCCAGCAAGGCCAAGCTGCAAATCGAAGAGACGGCGTTCAAATTCGGCTACGTTCCGAATGACGCCACTATCAGCCACATGTTCATGATGTACAGCCGCGGGGAGGACTCGCTCAAAATTCTCCGCGTTCGCCCTGGCTGAGGCTGCACCAAGGCACCTCTGAAGAAAGAGGTGATCGCTGTCGGTGACAGCGGCGACGTAGAACTGATATTCACAGCGGCCAAGGGCCAGCGCGGAAAGATCAGCAAGAGCGCGACCGTGACCTGCAATGACAACGACCGCGCCAATTTCAATTTGACGCTGGACGGCATGATATATCCGACCGAATTTCCGGATTCGCTCAAGCCGGTGACGTTGTCACAAAGCCACGTTAAGTGGGATCCGAACTCGAAGTCGCATGAAGCCAAGCTGGTGGTCAAGAACGTCTCGAATCAATCGCTGCGGCTGACACTGGTCTCGCTGCCTCACGAATTCCTGAGTGTGGAGATTCCTGACGGTGATCTTAAGCCGGGCAAGTCGAAAGAAATCAAAGTGCGCACGGCGAAGGAGTTTGCCGGTACCGACTTCAAGAAGTCGTTTACATTTGAATGCTCCGATACCGAACACACGCGTTATACTGTGCCGGTCGAGCTGGCCACAACCATCGCCACCGTCGCGCCGACACGCGAAAAGCCGCCGCTCCCTGTCGGCAAGCAACGCGCAATCGACACGACCAAGGTTCAGACCGGGTCCGGCGACGGCAAGACGCACTAATCGCTTCACTGTTGATCAATTCAAGAGCGCCCATTTTTCCTGGGCGCTCTCTTCCTTTTCCGGTGTATCAATAGCAAAGTCGTGAATAACCGTGAATACCAGCAGGAGCACGCAATGAGACGAACACTGATATTGCTGACCGTCGCGGCGCTGACACTGGCGGCGACAATTTCCGCGCAACAGCCCCCCGCCGACAATCCCATTCCGCCGAGCCGCGCCAAAGTCTATGTCGATGAAATCGAATTCGACTTCGGCTACTTGCCCAACGACGCATTTGTCGGCCACATCTACAAGCTGCATAGCCGCGGCCAGGACTCGCTCAAAATCCTGCGGGTAAAACCCGCCTGCGGCTGCACCAAGGCGCCACTGCAGAAGGAAGTGATCGCACCCGGCGATTCCGGCGAAGTTGAATTGATCTTCCACGCCGCCAAGAATCAACGCGGCCGCGCCGACAAGAGCGCTGCCATCACATGCAATGACAACGAGAAGCAGAACTTCAATCTGCGTTTTCGCGGTATCATGTACCCCACCGACCACCCCGATTCACTCAAGCCCGTGACATTGTCGCAAAGCCAGGTGAAATGGATGTACGGCACGCCGGCGCAGGAAGCGGTGATTGCCGTAGCCAACGTCTCCGGTGCCCCGATCCGTCTGCAGATGATCGCCGCGCCTGTCGGATTCGCAGTCGTTGATTTGCCCAAGGATGAAATCAAACCGGGCAAACAGCGGGAGATCCGCGTGCGCTTGGACAAGGCGTTTGCCGGAAAGGACTTTCAGAAGTCGTTTACCTTCGAGTGCAACGACGGCGCCCGAACCCGCATCACGGTACCGGTGCTTCTCGATGCGCCGGTGTCCGCAATCGCTCCCCCAATCGCTCCGGGGAGCGGGTCTGGCAATACGACGAACGAAAAGCCGGCCGGGTCCCCTCGCTGAAATCAACGTCTCGTCAAAATGTCAAGAGCGCCGTTCGGGAGAACGGCGCTCTGCTGAACCCCGCAAGCAAAACCAAATTTCAGAAGTAGGCCATGATTTCCGAAGGAATCTGGTCGAGGGGCGCTATGGCGTCGGCAATTCCCGCCTCCACCACCGCGCGCGGCATCCCGTAGACGACGCACGTCTGCTCGTCCTGCGCGATGACGTCTGCGCCCTTCTGTTTCATCGCTCTTAATCCGACCAAGCCATCCTGCCCCATGCCGGTCATGATCACTCCCAGCGACAAGCCGCCGAACGACTCCGCGACCGCGCTCATCATCACATCGACCGACGGGCGGTGCAAAGTGTCGGTCGGC
Encoded here:
- a CDS encoding DUF1573 domain-containing protein, which encodes MRRTLILLTVAALTLAATISAQQPPADNPIPPSRAKVYVDEIEFDFGYLPNDAFVGHIYKLHSRGQDSLKILRVKPACGCTKAPLQKEVIAPGDSGEVELIFHAAKNQRGRADKSAAITCNDNEKQNFNLRFRGIMYPTDHPDSLKPVTLSQSQVKWMYGTPAQEAVIAVANVSGAPIRLQMIAAPVGFAVVDLPKDEIKPGKQREIRVRLDKAFAGKDFQKSFTFECNDGARTRITVPVLLDAPVSAIAPPIAPGSGSGNTTNEKPAGSPR